CACTGTCTTCGGATTCGGATAGCATGGTTGCGATCGCCCTAAGCACAATGGGAAGGCTATCGCGCACACCCTCATACGTTAGCTGATTAGCAGCCTCGATCTGCCCATCCTGGTCAACGGCTTCAACCCAGTTCTTTACAATCGTGTCAATTTTATCGAGCAGTACTTGACTAAAATCCATTGTGGCTCAGGCGCTAGATGAGTTAGGTGAATGAATCTCCTAGATTATTTTAGGTGAGCGATCGCAGCGTCGCATAACTCAAAGATCTCTCCGCGTCCCCGCGTCTGCTCAACTACGGCTATTCGACCGGACATATATCAGGCTCCTACCTGAGTTGTTATTGCTGTTACTGCTTCTTCAGTTGTCTTGACTGCCAATGGTAAGATGACTGTGAAAGTGGAGCCAACTCCAACTTGTGATACTAGCTCTATTTTGCCTTGCAGTAGTTTGACTAACCGAGAGACGATCGCTAACCCAAGACCATTGCTACCGGAATTAGTGCTGCTGGAGGTAATTTGAAAGTAAGGGTCAAAGATATGAGCTTGATATTCAGGCTCAATTCCTATTCCGGTATCAGAGACAGCGATCGCCCATTGATTATCTGCTAGAAGCTGGCACGCTACTTGGATAGTTCCCGATTGGGTGTAACGAATTGCATTGCTGAGAAGATTCGTGACGATCTGCTGTAATCGCAATGAGTCTGTTATTACTTCCGCAGGAGCGCGATCACACTCAACCAGCATTTGCAGCTGTTTCTGCTCTGCCAAAGGCGCCAACATTTCTATCACATCTTTGATTGAAGAGCGCGGATCTAGGAGTTTTGGCTGCAATTGCATTTTCCCTGCCTCATAGCGCGAGATTTCTAGAGTATCGTTAAGCAGACGGAGTAAATGTCTGCCATTACGGCACACGCGCTCAATATGCTCCAAATTAACAAGTGTGTCCTTCAAATCGGTGTTTTCTCGGTTTTGGCGCAAAAACAGCTCTGAGTAGCCAATGATCGAATTGAGAGGATTTTTCAGTTCGTGGGCTAAATGAGAGAGGTTGTCTTGATTCGCGCGCACTAAGCGAGTTAACTCCTGATTGGTAAGCGTCAACTGACTTTGCAGCTGCTTGAATTCCCGCAATCGTTCTTCACTATAGCTTTGGAAGCAGCAGGCGATCGCTTCATCGATCACAGCATCAATCCGCCGGAAGACTCGAATCACTTGTGCAGATGGTGCTTGTAATAGCTCCGCGTCTAAAGCAGCAAAGATTACACCGCGTAGTAGACGATACTCTCGAGCAATTTCTGCTGGATCGTAGCCTTGCTCAGCTCTGTGAATGCCATGATCTAAACTCGCCTGCACGAGCGACTTAACATCATCGTCCTGTGTCTGGGAAAGCACAGTTGCCATTGCCTTAAGCACATGCGGCATCTGATTACGCACAGCCGTGTATGACAACTCAGAAGCACTCTCGATCTGTCGGTCTTGGCGAACGGCTTCAACCCAAGTTTCTGCGATCATCTCAGTTTTAGCAAGCAGCAATTGACTAAAATCCATCTTCACTCAGGCGCGGATAGGACGAGGTAAGGGAATCCGTTGCCTTAGGCTAGTCTAACGACTACGCATCTCCTTATAGGTATATTACGTGTAGAAACTTGTCTTCATCTAGCTGCACCACTTAGCAAATATAGCTTTTCCTGCTTAATTGAATTTAAAAAACATCTATCCTAGGATAGGATAACTGCTTTTGCCTACTCCGCTTCTACTCTAAATCGAAAGTTTGAGACGCAACTTTAGTCCTAGCTCTTGGGTAGGATTGACGAAAGTAAAGTTTAGCAAGTAATATATGTTAAAAGTTATTGAGTAAGTCAGCCTAATCTAGGCGTTCACCTTGAAAGCAGTTTGAGTACATCAAGTACAAGGTGAACCTGGAACGGAGGAACCAATATTTGGGGCATATCTTTACTTTTGTCTCTTAGGTTTAAGAGATGAAGAAAGAGGGACATCTCTCAGTCCTAGCCCGTCAGCTAACTTCGTAGGCATTGGGAGGAGACTGAAGAGACAGCATTTTTACAATGTTTTGCTCTCGTCAGTGTTCCTGGCTGGTACTGCTCGGTTTTTTGTACCTGCTCTCGACTCTGAGGAGTATAGAATGACATTTCACCTAAATCTTGCCGCGATTGCGGTAGCCGGACAGACTGCGTGGAGACGTGCTAAACCTATTGTCATTCGGGATGTAGTTTTACTGCCTGCTGCTGGTTTTGTAGGGATTATTTTACTTTGGTGGGTTGTTGCCCTTGCCAACCATGAATTGATGCCTACTCCACCTGAAGCCCTGGTTGCTAATTTAGACTACATCCTCAACCCATTCTATCGGCGAGGACCGGGTGATTTAGGGCTTGGTTGGTTGCTACTGGCGAGCCTGCGACGGGTATTAATAGGCTTTTTTTTAGGGGCGATCGTGGCAATTCCCCTGGGTTTTCTGATCGGCATGTCCAAACAAGCAATGATGGCACTCAATCCCGTCATTCAGATTTTCAAGCCCGTATCACCGCTAGCTTGGCTACCCATTGCCCTAGCTATCTTCAATTTGGCTGATCCATCTGCCATTTTTGTTATCTTCATTACTTCTTTGTGGCCCACAATTATCAATACAGCCCTCGGTGTTTCTAGTGTTTCCCAAGACTATATTGATGTATCACGAGTGCTGGAAATGCCCAAGTGGAGAAGGATTACAAAGATTATTTGGCCAGCCAGTTTGCCCTATATTTTTACAGGCTTGCGGATCAGTTTGGGGATTGCTTGGCTTGTGATCGTCGCTGTGGAAATGCTCACCGGTGGGATTGGCATCGGCTTTTTTGTTTGGGATGAATGGAACCGCTTAAACCTGAGTTCCGTATTCCTAGCAGTGCTGGTGATTGGCGTCACAGGATTACTGCTTGACTACGCCGTTGCCCAAATTGAGTCCTGGGCGACTCACCGCCGGCGTGCTAAAGCTTAAGTAAAAGCATAGGTCTTGAGAAGTAGAAGCCCAGGGTATGGGTGCGGTGAGTGGGACTCATTTTAGTCTTAATAACTATGACTTGTTTACTCCCTACTCCCCCTGCCTCCCCTGCTTCCCCTTCGGCGTGAGCGCTCAGTCGAACGCTCAGCCGAAGTCTCAGGTCGAAGCCTGCTGCCTCCATCAGGTAACCTTTGGCTGGAAAAGGGTAAATTTTAGATTTTGGATTAGGGTTTATCTGGTTGAATCCTCCTATGAGTAATAGCACTAACTGGACGCGAAGAAGATTTCTTGAGGGTATGGGTGCCACGGCGGCTGGGATGGCACTTTCTTCCTGTGCAATTAGCGGTGATCGCAGCGCTACAGGACTCACTGCTGAAGCCGCAGCCGTAGAACAGGTGGTAGACCCCAGCACGTTGGAAAAACCTAATTTGACCGTGGGATATGTTCCAGTCAATGACTGTGCACCGTTTGCGATCGCCTGGAAAAAAGGATTTTTCCGCAAGTACGGTCTAAACGTCAGACTCAATCGGGAGGCTAGCTGGGCAACTTCTCGCGACGGGATTATCTTTGGGCGGACTGATGCCGCACCCGTTGTATCTGGGGCAGTAACCAATGCCAGAATTGGAGCCGAAGGCGCACGCCATGCACCGTTGTGTGCTGCTATGACGATTCACCGCCACGGCAACGCTATGACGATGAACCGGGCAATGTGGGAGGCGGGGCTGCGCCCTTGGCGGGAGTACAACGGCGATTTGGAAGCGTTTGGGCGTGATTTTAGACGCTACTTTGACAACCTGCCAGCGGAGCAGCGTGTTTGGGCAGTGGTGCTGAGTTCAGCCATCTATGAATACTTTATCCGCTACTTATCTGCCGCTGCTGGTGTCGATCCACTGAAGGAGTTTCGGGTTATTATCATTCCGCCACCTCAAATGGTGACTAACGTGCGAATTGGGGCGATGCAGGCTTACATGGTGGCAGAACCCTGGAATACACGCGCCATCGCTGGGAATGAAGGTGTTGGCTTTACCTTTGCTCAAGGCAAAGAAATCTGGTTGGGACACCCAGACCGGCTGCTTGGGGTGCTGGAAAGCTTTATTGAAAACTACCCCAAAACCTATCGTTCGCTGGTTAAGGCAATGATTGAAGCCTGCCAGTATTGCAGCAAACCTGAAAACCGTGAAGAGGTTGCTAAACTAATTTCTGAGCGTTCGTTTACCGCTGCTAAGCCCCAATTTACCCGACCGGGGATCGTGGGCGAATACAACTATGGTGGGTTTGATGGTCAAAAACGAATTGCCGAATCCCTAGACACGACAATTTTCTTCAACATACCTAAAAACATTCCTCAACCGCCGGGAGCACACTCTACGTTTCTTTGGCGTTCTCATAGTATCTGGTTGATGACTCAAGCAGCTCGTTGGGGACAAATCAAAGCATTCCCAAAAAATGCCGAACAAATTGCTGAACGAGGCTGGAAAACCGATCTCTATCGTGAGATTGCCGCGGAACTGGGGATCGAGTCTCCGAAGGAGGATTATAAAGTGGAACCGCCAGAAGTATTCATAGACAACAAAGGCTTTGACCCTAGCGATCCAGTCGGCTATCTCAATAGTTTTGAGATCAAGGCTAATCGTCCTACTCGCTTCTTCATGTCATAACCAGCATTAAAAACTACTCTAGGAGCCTTTTATGACTAAATCTACTTCTTTTCTTACTAATGCTAATGAGATAGACGCTAGCCGCACGGGATTTCTAGAAATCGAAAATCTAGTCAAGTCCTATCCAACACCTACTGGAGATGAGTTTGTCGTTCTTAATGGCATCAATCTTACCGTCAGTGAAGATGAATATATTTCTGTAATTGGGCATTCTGGTTGCGGCAAATCGACACTGCTGAAGATTGTAGCTGGTTTAGAAAAAGCAACTTCTGGCTCAGTGCGACTAGATGGGAAAGAAATTCGGAAGCCTGGCGCTGAGCGGATGATGGTGTTTCAACACTATTCACTGCTGCCTTGGCTGACGGTGCGAGAAAATATTCGGCTGGCTGTGGATGAAGTGCTGAAAAAAGCCACTCGTGCTGAAAAAATTAGCATTGTGAATGAACACTTGGCAATGGTGAACTTGACAGCGGCAGCTGACAAATATCCAGATGAGATTTCTGGGGGGATGAAACAACGGGTCGGTATTGCTAGAGCTTTGGCAATTCGCCCTAAAATGTTGCTGATGGATGAACCGTTTGGAGCACTGGATGCACTAACTCGTGGTAAATTGCAGCGGCAGGTGCTGAATATTTGGGAAAACCATCGCCAGGCAGTGATGATGATTACCCATGATGTGGATGAAGCGATTTATATGTCTGATCGCATTGTCTTAATGACGAATGGTCCAGCTGCCACGATTGGGGAAATTTTGGAAGTGCCTTTTCCGCATCCACGCGATCGCCAAGCAATGCGGACCTCCAAGGATTATATGGAACTGCGCAACCACGCACTGAATTTCCTAGATCGCTATTTCACTCAAGACGAGTAGATTACATCATCTAATTCATTTACAAAGAGGTTAAAGCTGTGAATATCAAGCCGATGTTAATGCGTCTGCAAAGCGCCATAGGCAGTCAAGACTTAATTGAACAAATGGTGTTACTGCCAGAACCGGTTTCACAACCTTATGGTGGGGCTAAATCTACAAAAGCAGTTAACTTAGTCGTCGGCTATAACAGCTCCCCCAAAAGTCAAACCGCTTTAGATATTACCTTGTGTATTGCTCATCAAACACGCTTAGCGACTCAGAAGCAAGTCACAGTGCATGTTGTCTACGTCGTAGATGACCATCAAAACATCAATTGTCCAGATTTCTTTAACATGACTGATGCCAACAGTGGCTCAATTGCTTGGAATCAATTAAAATCTCCAGCAGTTGCATTAAGGTGTGCCACACCCGTGTTGCCTCAACTAAGAGCTAAGGCGCTAGCAGCGCAGCCATGCATAACGCCCGTAGATTTATTCGATCAAGCAGACAAAATTTTATGGCAAGCACGTTGTCTAGCTGAGGAATGGGGAGGTGCCTTTATTGCTCATCTGCGGTTTGGTTGCATTGCTGCTCAATTGAGAAAAGTTGTTGAATCAGAAGCTGCCGATGTACTCTTGCTAGGCTGTAACTCGAGCAATCATCCAATTGTTCAGAAACTAGATTGTAACTTCCCCTGCACGGTGCTAGGTATGCCCACGATGCTGAGAGAAGCAAAACAAGTATAAATTACCAACTGCCGCCTGCACCACCGCCACCACTACTGCCACCGCCAAAGCCTCCACCGCCACCGCTAAAGCCACCGCCACCGCCAAAGCCGCCACCGCCAAAGTCGCCACCGCTACTACTAGGAGGGGGAGGTGGAGGAGGCAGGCGCGGAATCCATTCCTCAGTCTGTTTGTGATAATCACAGCAGTGGCACGTGTAACTAGTCAAGCGTCTACCTTCGCTGTACTGGGTAGCGTTGCTCAGAACGCTAAACGTCTTTGTGACTGTCCATTCTTGACACTTGGGACATCTGCTAAATTGAGATGATTTAGATACATAGGCGTGTATGTGCATTCCTAAGCCAGTCAGATGGGGATGACAGTTAGGACATTGCCAGCCTTCAAATTCAATACTGCCAATTTTTTGAGCCACTTGCTGAGGTTGGCTGAGATAAAGCATCAATGAAGACGAATCCAGCTTTGTCATCGGTTGCTTGCAACGATTGCAATGCAAAGGTCGCCTTAACCTCCAGAAGTTATGACTCCGAAAGTAACCTTCTGGTTCAACAAAAACTGATCGCCGGGATAGTTTGTAACCAATAAAGGCTAGCAAGGCTCCACCAGCACCGATCCCACCTAGCCAACCAACAGGCATTTCAGCAGCGCCGAGACTCGGTGCCTCACCGCTAGGGTTTAGAGTTGGTGCATTGGTAACGCCAGGATTTGGAGGCGGTGCATCGGTTTTCAAAGCCACTACCAGCGCTTCTGTTCCCGCCAGCGTACCACCCTCAAAGTCGCCTTGTTTAAATCGTGGCGTAATTTTATTTTGGATAATGCTACCTACACGGGCATCCGGTAAAATCCCTTCGACACCATAGCCTGTTTCAATTTCAACTCGGCGATCGCCTGTGGAAATCAACAGCAATACGCCATTATCCACACCCGCCTTACCAATTTTCCAGTAGTTAAATAGATTGGTCGCAAACTCCTTCGGTGTCGCACTTGGCGCTGTCTCTGGCACCGTCACAACAGCAATTTCACTACCGTTTTCAGTCTCCAACTGTGAAATCATCTGATTGAGTCTTGCTTCCGTTGCCGGACTGAGTATATTGGCTTGATCTGTTACCCAACCACCGTTAACTTGCCGGGGATTAGGAACTTCCTGCACACTTATAGCAAGGCTAGTAGCCGGTAAGGTAATTGCGGCTATACTCAAAACACATACGGAAACAATTTGTTTGAACATAAAAACTATAAATTTTGCAGCTTCAATCTTTTAGAAAAATCCTACAAAATGAGTCGAGCTTCGTTAACATACTTAGTATCAACAACTAATTGATTCGATTACCTAGACATCTATGCCTTCTTCAATCTAGTCTGATGTTTTTCCAGATGTTCGGAGCTAAAACTAATGATTTTGTCATAAATTTTAATGCTAAAAGTTTAAAAACAAAATTTTAGATTTTTATAAATGTTTTACTTCAGCTCTTAAGAGGCAAAGTGTGGCATGAAAGAAGATAGAATTCCTGAACAAATTACTCCAGAAGTTTTTGCCTTGGCTTCTCGCTTGTATGCTCAAAAGAATCAGGAATTTTCTTTAGAGGAGTTAGTAAAAGCAGGCGCAGAAGCACAAATTCCAGCGGAATTTATTCAACAGGCAGTGCAGCAAATTCAAGCAAAGCATCTGCAAGCTCAAAAGCGACAAAAAAAGCTAAAACTGATTTTACTCAGCATGGGGGTAGTTATAATCTTTTGGAGTATCTTGACTTATAACACACTTAAGAGTGCTGCTCAAAGAGTAGATGCTGCCTGGGCACAAGTAGAAAATCAGTTTCAGCGACGAGCTGACTTAATTCCCAACTTAGTCAGCGTCACTCAAGCCTATGCTCGTCAAGAGCGGGAGTTAGTAATGCTACTGCAAAACTCCCGCCAAACATACTTACAAGCAGACAGCCCAGATGAAAAGATTGCAGCAATGGCTCAAATAACCCAAGCCTTTGACAAATTTCAAAACTATTCAGTCCAGAACCCACAACTACAATCAAGTCAGGCATTCACCAATTTACAATATGAATTAGCAGGGACTGAAAATCGCATTGCTGTTGAAAGAATGCGCTACAATCAAGCAGTAGAAGCCTATAATCAAAAAGTTGAATCTTTTCCTAATTCTTTATTTTCCGTAGTATTGGGCTTTCAGCCAAAGGCATTTTATCAAGCTCAAAAAACTACTACTCCGGTAATTAACCCCGATGTAATGAAGTAATAAACTGTAATTCTTAAATGGACTGGAAAGAAATATCTGGCAACTGGGTATTAATTCCCCGACATCCCATCGGGATTGTACATTTCCTAGGTGGTGCCTTTGTCGCCACAGCACCTCAACTCACTTACCGCTGGTTGTTAGAACAGGTGGCTGAGCAGAACTATGCTGTTGTCGCCACACCCTTTGTTAACACACTGGATCATACGGCGATCGCTAAGTCTGTGCTGCAAAGTTTTGAGCAGGCGATCGCCCAATTACAAGCAACATCTGTTTTACGCAAGCGCTATCTCCCCATCTATGGACTGGGCCACAGTATGGGCTGCAAACTTCACTTGTTGATCGGCAGCCTCTTCTCAGTAGAACGAGCAGGCAATATCCTAATTTCTTACAACAACTACGCAGCAGCAGACGCTATCCCACTGGTACAGCAGTTCAACCCTGCCTTCGCAGTTGAATTTACCCCTTCTCCCTTGGAAACCCAAGCTCTTATCCAAGAGCGTTATAACGTTCGCCGCAACCTAATCATTAAATTTACCAACGATACGATTGACCAATCCGCTGGATTGATCCAGGTGTTGCAACAACGCTTT
This window of the Chroococcidiopsis sp. CCMEE 29 genome carries:
- a CDS encoding LemA family protein — translated: MKEDRIPEQITPEVFALASRLYAQKNQEFSLEELVKAGAEAQIPAEFIQQAVQQIQAKHLQAQKRQKKLKLILLSMGVVIIFWSILTYNTLKSAAQRVDAAWAQVENQFQRRADLIPNLVSVTQAYARQERELVMLLQNSRQTYLQADSPDEKIAAMAQITQAFDKFQNYSVQNPQLQSSQAFTNLQYELAGTENRIAVERMRYNQAVEAYNQKVESFPNSLFSVVLGFQPKAFYQAQKTTTPVINPDVMK
- a CDS encoding DUF1350 family protein produces the protein MDWKEISGNWVLIPRHPIGIVHFLGGAFVATAPQLTYRWLLEQVAEQNYAVVATPFVNTLDHTAIAKSVLQSFEQAIAQLQATSVLRKRYLPIYGLGHSMGCKLHLLIGSLFSVERAGNILISYNNYAAADAIPLVQQFNPAFAVEFTPSPLETQALIQERYNVRRNLIIKFTNDTIDQSAGLIQVLQQRFPEMVTAKTLNGTHTTPLGQDVKWQTGASFTPFDAFGQWFKQEVYRDLNQLRRTIVLWLNPFAVL
- the ntrB gene encoding nitrate ABC transporter permease, giving the protein MTFHLNLAAIAVAGQTAWRRAKPIVIRDVVLLPAAGFVGIILLWWVVALANHELMPTPPEALVANLDYILNPFYRRGPGDLGLGWLLLASLRRVLIGFFLGAIVAIPLGFLIGMSKQAMMALNPVIQIFKPVSPLAWLPIALAIFNLADPSAIFVIFITSLWPTIINTALGVSSVSQDYIDVSRVLEMPKWRRITKIIWPASLPYIFTGLRISLGIAWLVIVAVEMLTGGIGIGFFVWDEWNRLNLSSVFLAVLVIGVTGLLLDYAVAQIESWATHRRRAKA
- a CDS encoding ABC transporter substrate-binding protein encodes the protein MSNSTNWTRRRFLEGMGATAAGMALSSCAISGDRSATGLTAEAAAVEQVVDPSTLEKPNLTVGYVPVNDCAPFAIAWKKGFFRKYGLNVRLNREASWATSRDGIIFGRTDAAPVVSGAVTNARIGAEGARHAPLCAAMTIHRHGNAMTMNRAMWEAGLRPWREYNGDLEAFGRDFRRYFDNLPAEQRVWAVVLSSAIYEYFIRYLSAAAGVDPLKEFRVIIIPPPQMVTNVRIGAMQAYMVAEPWNTRAIAGNEGVGFTFAQGKEIWLGHPDRLLGVLESFIENYPKTYRSLVKAMIEACQYCSKPENREEVAKLISERSFTAAKPQFTRPGIVGEYNYGGFDGQKRIAESLDTTIFFNIPKNIPQPPGAHSTFLWRSHSIWLMTQAARWGQIKAFPKNAEQIAERGWKTDLYREIAAELGIESPKEDYKVEPPEVFIDNKGFDPSDPVGYLNSFEIKANRPTRFFMS
- a CDS encoding TPM domain-containing protein, which encodes MFKQIVSVCVLSIAAITLPATSLAISVQEVPNPRQVNGGWVTDQANILSPATEARLNQMISQLETENGSEIAVVTVPETAPSATPKEFATNLFNYWKIGKAGVDNGVLLLISTGDRRVEIETGYGVEGILPDARVGSIIQNKITPRFKQGDFEGGTLAGTEALVVALKTDAPPPNPGVTNAPTLNPSGEAPSLGAAEMPVGWLGGIGAGGALLAFIGYKLSRRSVFVEPEGYFRSHNFWRLRRPLHCNRCKQPMTKLDSSSLMLYLSQPQQVAQKIGSIEFEGWQCPNCHPHLTGLGMHIHAYVSKSSQFSRCPKCQEWTVTKTFSVLSNATQYSEGRRLTSYTCHCCDYHKQTEEWIPRLPPPPPPPSSSGGDFGGGGFGGGGGFSGGGGGFGGGSSGGGGAGGSW
- a CDS encoding HAMP domain-containing sensor histidine kinase, whose amino-acid sequence is MDFSQLLLAKTEMIAETWVEAVRQDRQIESASELSYTAVRNQMPHVLKAMATVLSQTQDDDVKSLVQASLDHGIHRAEQGYDPAEIAREYRLLRGVIFAALDAELLQAPSAQVIRVFRRIDAVIDEAIACCFQSYSEERLREFKQLQSQLTLTNQELTRLVRANQDNLSHLAHELKNPLNSIIGYSELFLRQNRENTDLKDTLVNLEHIERVCRNGRHLLRLLNDTLEISRYEAGKMQLQPKLLDPRSSIKDVIEMLAPLAEQKQLQMLVECDRAPAEVITDSLRLQQIVTNLLSNAIRYTQSGTIQVACQLLADNQWAIAVSDTGIGIEPEYQAHIFDPYFQITSSSTNSGSNGLGLAIVSRLVKLLQGKIELVSQVGVGSTFTVILPLAVKTTEEAVTAITTQVGA
- a CDS encoding nitrate ABC transporter ATP-binding protein (This model describes the ATP binding subunits of ATP-binding cassette (ABC) transporters for nitrate transport, or for bicarbonate transport, in bacteria and archaea.), with the translated sequence MTKSTSFLTNANEIDASRTGFLEIENLVKSYPTPTGDEFVVLNGINLTVSEDEYISVIGHSGCGKSTLLKIVAGLEKATSGSVRLDGKEIRKPGAERMMVFQHYSLLPWLTVRENIRLAVDEVLKKATRAEKISIVNEHLAMVNLTAAADKYPDEISGGMKQRVGIARALAIRPKMLLMDEPFGALDALTRGKLQRQVLNIWENHRQAVMMITHDVDEAIYMSDRIVLMTNGPAATIGEILEVPFPHPRDRQAMRTSKDYMELRNHALNFLDRYFTQDE